GCGCCATTGCGACCCAGCAGGGTCACCAGTTCGCCAGGGTTGACGGTCAATGACACGCCTTCCAGCACATGGCTCTTGTCGTAGTAGGAATGGATATTCTCGACGATCAGCATCAGGCGGCCTCCCCAAGGTATGCAGTGCGCACACGTTCATCGGCACGCACGAAATCTGGCGTGCCTTCCACCAGGATCTGGCCGTGGCTCATTACCGTAATGCGTTGGCTGATGGACATGACAATGCTCATGTTGTGTTCGATCAGCAGCACCGTGTGGTCGCGGCCGAGGTCGCTGATCAGTTGGGTCATGATCGGGATGTCGTCGATGCCCATGCCCGAAGTGGGCTCGTCGAGCATCAGCAGTTTGGGTTTGGAGCAGATCGACATGCCCACCTCCAGTACCCGCTGCTGGCCGTGGGACAACTCGCCGGCCAGGGTGTCGGCGCGGGCAGTGAGTTGCAGGCGCTCAAGGACCTGGTCGGCCATCTCCAGGTGTTCGCGCTTGCTGTCCACTCGGCGCCAGAAGTTCAAGGCCCGGGCGCCATCGCGGCCCTGGGCGGCCAGTCGCAGGTTTTCGCGCACGCTGAGGTTCTGGAACAGGCTGGTGAGCTGGAACGAACGCGCCATGCCCAGGCCGACGCGGGCATGGGCGGGCTTGCGCATCAGGTTGTTGCCGTCGAAATGGATCGCTCCGGCAGTGGCCTGGCGCTCACCTGTCAGGCAATGAAACAGGCTGGTCTTGCCAGCGCCATTGGGGCCGATAATGGTGTGGATAGTGCCGGCCTCGACCTTGAGGTTGACGCCATTGACCGCATGGAACGCGCCATAGGCCAGTTCCAGGTTCTGGGTTTCCAGCAGGATGCTCATAGCCCTGGCTCCTTGGCGACGGCCGCAGTTTTGCGATTGCCGCGCAGCTTCTCGAACAGCGACGCCAGGCCGCCCCACAAACCGCCGCGCATGAAGATCACCACCAGGATCAGGATCACCCCCAGCAGCATCAGCCAGCGCGGCCACAGGTCGGAGAGGAAATCCCCCAGCAGCACAATGGAGCCGGCGCCCAGCAATGAGCCGAACAACGAGCCCGTGCCGCCGACGATGGTCATGATCAGAATGTTCTCGGACATCGCCAGGTCAATATTGGACAGTGGCACAAAGTGCAGCAGCATGGCGTACAGCGCCCCGGCAATCCCGGTGACCGCCCCGGACAGCACGAACACCAGGATCTTGAAGTGCCGCGTGTCGTAGCCGATGGCCGAGGCCCGGGTTTCGTTCTCACGGATCGCCATCAGCGTGCTGCCGAACGGCGAAGCGATCACCCGGCGAGCGCCGATAAAGATCAGCAGGAACAGCACCGCGACAAATCCATAGAAGGCACGGGCATCGGCCAAGGACAGCAGCACGGTTTCACCCACACGGATTTCCGGGCGCGGCACGCTGAGCAGGCCGTTGTCGCCGCCGGTCCAGTCGCTCAGGGTGTAGGCGACGAAATAGGCCATCTGGCTGAACGCCAGCGTGAGCATCACGAAGTAAATGCCGGTGCGCCGAATCGCCAGGGCGCCCACCAGCAATGCCAGGAAACCGCCGGCGATTGCGGCACCCAGCAGTGCGGTGAACAACCCCAGTTGCAGGTGGATCATCAGCAACGCCGCGCAGTAGGCGCCGGCCCCGAAGAAGATGCCTTGGCCGAATGACAGCAAGCCGGTGTAGCCCAGCAACAGGTTGCAAGCCAGGGCGGCCATGGCAAAGATCAGGATCTCGGTGGCCAGGGTTGCCGAGGGCAGTATCAACGGCAGGCCGATCAGCACCGCCAATACCCACAGCAGCATCGCTTTGGATTGGGTTTTGGCAAACGGCAGGGGATTTTTCTCGCTCATGTCAGGCTCTCCCGAACAGGCCGTAGGGGCGGACCAGAATCACCACGGCCATCGCGCCGTAGATCATCAGGCTCGCACCCTGGGGCCAGAGTGTGGTCATCAGGCTTTGCACGACGCCTACCAGCAAACCGCCGACCAGCGCACCGCTGAACGAGCCCATGCCGCCGATCACCACCACCACGAACGCCACCCCGAGAATCTCCGGGCCGACAAAGGGCTGGGCGCCGCGCAACGGTGCGAACAACACCCCGGCGACACCGGCCAGGGCCACGCCGAGGGCGAAGGTCATGGAGAACAGGCGGAAAATATTGGTGCCCAGCAATGACACGGTTTCAGTGCTCTCACTGCCGGCGCGCACCAGGGCGCCGAAGCGCGTGCGTTCCAGCAGCAGCCACAGGCCCAGGCCGACCAGCCCGGAAAACACGATGAGAAACAGGCGGTAGTAGGGATAGACAAAATCCCCCACCACCAGCACGCCGCGCAGCAACTCCGGTACGGCGACACTTTTGCCCACCGGGCCCCAGATCATCACGCTGGCTTCCTGGATAATCAGCGCGATCCCCAGGGTTACCAGAATCTGGAACATGTGCGGCAAGTGGTAGATCCGCTGGATCAGCAAACGCTCGATCACCCAGGCCAGCGCAGCCACCACCAGCGGCGCGACGAGCAGCGCCAGCCAGAAGCTGCCGGTGAGGCTCACGGCGGTGTAGCAGATGTAGGCGCCCAGCAGGAAAAACGCGCCGTGGGCGAAGTTGACGAAGTTGAGCAGGCCGAAAATGATCGTCAGCCCGACCGCGATCAGGAAGTAGATCATCCCCAGCCCAAGGCCGTTGAGAATCTGGAACAGGTACAAATTGAGCATGCAGGAACCCTCTGCAGGCGGCCGCTTGCGCGGCCCTGCGCGACAAAAGTAAGCAGTCAGCCGAGCGTGCAGCCCGTCGCCTCGACCGGTGGGAACGATTGGCCGGCGCTGAGCACCTTGGCCAGGTCGTCCTTGTCGGCCATGTCGCCGCTGGCCTTGCCGACCAGCAGGTAGTAATCCTTGATCACCTGATGGTCGCCGGCGCGGATCGACTCCTTGCCGGTCGGGCCTTCATAGCTCAAGCCTTGCATGGCCTTGGCCACGGTTGCGCCGTCGAAGCTGCCGGTGGCGATGATGGTGTCGAGCATGACCTTGGTGCTGATGTAGTCGGCGGCCAGCGGGTAGGTGGGGTTGATGCCGTATTTGGCCTGGGTCAGCTTGACCAGTTCGCGGTTGAGTGGCGTATCGACCTGATGCCAGTACTGCGCGCCGAGGTACACGCCTTCGAGCACATCGCTGCCCAGTTCCTGGAATTGATCAAGGCCGGCCGACCATACCAGCAGCACCTTCATGCGTTCCTTGATGCCGAAGTTCACCGCCTGGCGCAAGGTGTTGGACGACTGGCTGCCGAAGTTGAGCAGTACCAGCACGTCGGGCCGGGTGGAAATGGCGTTGGTCAGGTAGCCGGAGAATTCCTGCTCCTGCAGCGAGTGGTAGCTGTTGCCGACATGCTCCAGGCCGTGTTCCTTCAGCACGCTCTTTGCGCCTTCGAGCAAGGCTTCGCCGAACACGTATTGCGGCGTGATGGTGTACCAGCGTTTGGCGTCCGGCAACAGTTTGATCAGCGGCACCATGGTTTCGCGGATCGCGCCGTAGGTGGGCACTGACCAGCGAAAGGTCGCCTTGTTGCAATCCTTGCCGGTGACTTCATCGGCACCCACCGGGGTCATGAAAACGCCGCCGACTTTATCGACTTCCTTGGCCACCGCCAGGGCGGAAGACGACAGTGTGCAACCCTGGAAAACGCGTGCGCCGTCCTGCGCGATTGCCTCCTGCACCTTGCGCACCGCCTTGCCGGCGTTGCCTTCGGTGTCGATAACCTTGTAGGTCAGCGGGCGGCCGAGGATCTCGGCATGCTGTTGCACGGCCAGGCGCGAACCCATGTCGGCAAATTTGCCATAGCTGGCAAACGCGCCAGACATGGACTTGAGGCCGTAAAAGGTAAAGGGCTCGGCGGCGAAGGCCGAACGCACGCTCAGCGGCAAGCTGAGGGCGGCGGCCGCGGTGAGGCTGGCTTTCAATAACGTACGACGCTGCATGGGGTGACTCCCTGGTTTAGTTATTGGCAGGAGCGGCAAGGGCGATACGGTGGTGCAAGGGCCTGTGGGCAGGCTTGTTATTGGGTAACTCGGTTCAACAGATGGACACGGTCAAATGTGGGAGCTGGCTTGCCTGCAATGCGGGCGCCTCGGTGTTACAGGGGGACCGAGTCGATGCCATCGCAGGCAAGCCAGCTCCCACATTGATCGGGTTTTGTTCCTAACGGTGATCAAACTCCAGAAGGAAGTGCGGGCTGACCTGGCCTTCCAGCGCAGTCATGTGGTGTTCGGCATCGCACATATGCTCATGCATCAAACTGCGCACGGCGCTTTCATCCCCGGCACGAAAGGCGATCAGCAGTTGTTTGTGATAGTCGAGGTTGGCCGCGTCGAACTGCTTGCGCTTGGGCTTGTAGGCTTTCTTCAGCACCACCAGGTCGCGCAGCAGGTCGTTGAGAAACTGCGCCATAAAACTCAGCAGCGGGTTGGGGCACGCCCGGGCCAGCAGGTTGTGGAACTCCAGTTCCGCCAGGCGCTGTTCGCGCTGGCCGGCTTCGCTGTCTTCGGGGGCGCTGCAAAAATCCACATTGGCTTGCAGGGCCTGATAGTCGTCTTCGCTCAAGCGCCCGAGCACCGATAGCGCCAGTTCCACTTCGATGACCTTGCGCAACTGATACACCTGCTCGCCATCCAGATGCTGGAAGTGCAGGTAGTTGCGCAAGGCGCGGCTGGCAGGTTCAGTGCCGGCCTGGTTCAGATAGGCCCCGCCACTGGGGCCGGTGCGCGTATTGACCAACCCTTCGACCTCCAATGCCTTGAGCGCTTCGCGTGCCGAGCCCTTGGAGCACTGAAAACTTTCCATCAGCTCGCGTTCGGTGGGCAAGCGGTCGCCGGGCTTCAAGGCATCGGTGACGATGGAGCGCTTGACCGACTCGACAATCACATCGGACAGCTTCTGGCGTTTGCGGCGTAGCGGGCGAGTCAGCATGGGTTCGATTTATCGTATTAATGCGGATAAATAGCACTTAATAACGATTGCATCGGAGCGTCAACGCAGCGTGTCGTTTTCGATGGCAACAGGTCGCAAATGCCCCCGGTTACTCCCAGGCACCGAGGTCAAGGCAGCGCGCGGAGGCGGGTGGCTGTTTGCCGTGGGCGAGGAAATCCCCCAGCCAGCGGCTGATACAGCCGTCGGCGCCGGACTGCTTGGACTCCTTGAGTAGTAACTGCTCAACGCCGACGGCGATAGTGTCGCCCGGCGCCGCATTAATCAGCACCATGCGGGCGACGCGCTGGGGGAAAAGCGTGGCGTAGCGGCTGCCAAGACGGGTAGCGGCAGCGTTGCCCAGGTAGTGCAGGCGTGCCTCGCCGAGCTGCCCGCGCACATACTCCATGTCCAGCGCTGCCTGCTCGACTGCGTTTGGCTGGCGCAGGTCGCGGGTGCTCAGTTCGATCACGTCATAACGGTCGACCAGCGTGCGATAAGCGCGGGTGGCAAGCGACTCCCAGCGGCTGGCCAGGTGCAGCACGAAAGACGCGTTGGCGGGCCGGGGCGGTTCGCCGGCCTGGACGAACACCACCCCCTCGCGGTTGAGCGGTTGCCTGGCGCCCACACGCGTCACGCTCAGGCGTATGCGACCGCGCCCGGGAGCGGCGTGGTCCCGCGGCACACTGACCAGGCCGCATTGGGTGCGCCCGACCACCTCAGGGTCCAGGCGCGCAGTGGTAGTGAGGGGGCAATCCAACAGCCAGTCGATTGCAGTGGGCACGATCAAGGGCTCAGCGCGCACTGCGTTTGCTATAAGCCAGCAGCTTATGCACACCAGGGTTTTTACAAGAACGCTGGGTGTCATCACGAGGTCCCGGGCAGCCGTATGTAACAGCTTTTTTACCAAGGACCTGGGGGTGGAGAATGTAAGGCTAAGAAACAGTTTGTGTAAGAAATACCGATTTTGCTTATCAGCTATCGGTCTTCCATCCACCCCCTAATGCCTTGTACAGCGCGATACTGGCTTGCAGCCGCGACAGGCGCAGTTGCACGTTCAGGTCCTGGGCGGCATAGAGGGTGCGTTGGGTTTCCAGCACCGTGAGCAGGTCTTCGGCGCCGGCCTCGTAGCGGCTTTGCGCAATCTGAAAGGCCGTTTGCGCCTGCTGCAGTTCTTCAGTTTGCCATTGGCGTTGCTGGTCCAGGCGAGTCAGGCTGCTGAGGGCTTTTTCCACATCGGCAAAGCCGTTGATGATCGCTCCGCGGTAGGTTTGCAGCAGTTCATCCTGGCGCGCACGAGCTTTATCGCGCTCGGCACTCAGCCGACCGTT
This genomic stretch from Pseudomonas synxantha BG33R harbors:
- a CDS encoding ABC transporter ATP-binding protein, translating into MSILLETQNLELAYGAFHAVNGVNLKVEAGTIHTIIGPNGAGKTSLFHCLTGERQATAGAIHFDGNNLMRKPAHARVGLGMARSFQLTSLFQNLSVRENLRLAAQGRDGARALNFWRRVDSKREHLEMADQVLERLQLTARADTLAGELSHGQQRVLEVGMSICSKPKLLMLDEPTSGMGIDDIPIMTQLISDLGRDHTVLLIEHNMSIVMSISQRITVMSHGQILVEGTPDFVRADERVRTAYLGEAA
- a CDS encoding branched-chain amino acid ABC transporter permease, producing MSEKNPLPFAKTQSKAMLLWVLAVLIGLPLILPSATLATEILIFAMAALACNLLLGYTGLLSFGQGIFFGAGAYCAALLMIHLQLGLFTALLGAAIAGGFLALLVGALAIRRTGIYFVMLTLAFSQMAYFVAYTLSDWTGGDNGLLSVPRPEIRVGETVLLSLADARAFYGFVAVLFLLIFIGARRVIASPFGSTLMAIRENETRASAIGYDTRHFKILVFVLSGAVTGIAGALYAMLLHFVPLSNIDLAMSENILIMTIVGGTGSLFGSLLGAGSIVLLGDFLSDLWPRWLMLLGVILILVVIFMRGGLWGGLASLFEKLRGNRKTAAVAKEPGL
- a CDS encoding branched-chain amino acid ABC transporter permease, translated to MLNLYLFQILNGLGLGMIYFLIAVGLTIIFGLLNFVNFAHGAFFLLGAYICYTAVSLTGSFWLALLVAPLVVAALAWVIERLLIQRIYHLPHMFQILVTLGIALIIQEASVMIWGPVGKSVAVPELLRGVLVVGDFVYPYYRLFLIVFSGLVGLGLWLLLERTRFGALVRAGSESTETVSLLGTNIFRLFSMTFALGVALAGVAGVLFAPLRGAQPFVGPEILGVAFVVVVIGGMGSFSGALVGGLLVGVVQSLMTTLWPQGASLMIYGAMAVVILVRPYGLFGRA
- a CDS encoding ABC transporter substrate-binding protein, whose protein sequence is MQRRTLLKASLTAAAALSLPLSVRSAFAAEPFTFYGLKSMSGAFASYGKFADMGSRLAVQQHAEILGRPLTYKVIDTEGNAGKAVRKVQEAIAQDGARVFQGCTLSSSALAVAKEVDKVGGVFMTPVGADEVTGKDCNKATFRWSVPTYGAIRETMVPLIKLLPDAKRWYTITPQYVFGEALLEGAKSVLKEHGLEHVGNSYHSLQEQEFSGYLTNAISTRPDVLVLLNFGSQSSNTLRQAVNFGIKERMKVLLVWSAGLDQFQELGSDVLEGVYLGAQYWHQVDTPLNRELVKLTQAKYGINPTYPLAADYISTKVMLDTIIATGSFDGATVAKAMQGLSYEGPTGKESIRAGDHQVIKDYYLLVGKASGDMADKDDLAKVLSAGQSFPPVEATGCTLG
- a CDS encoding FadR/GntR family transcriptional regulator, giving the protein MLTRPLRRKRQKLSDVIVESVKRSIVTDALKPGDRLPTERELMESFQCSKGSAREALKALEVEGLVNTRTGPSGGAYLNQAGTEPASRALRNYLHFQHLDGEQVYQLRKVIEVELALSVLGRLSEDDYQALQANVDFCSAPEDSEAGQREQRLAELEFHNLLARACPNPLLSFMAQFLNDLLRDLVVLKKAYKPKRKQFDAANLDYHKQLLIAFRAGDESAVRSLMHEHMCDAEHHMTALEGQVSPHFLLEFDHR
- a CDS encoding alpha/beta fold hydrolase, with amino-acid sequence MTPSVLVKTLVCISCWLIANAVRAEPLIVPTAIDWLLDCPLTTTARLDPEVVGRTQCGLVSVPRDHAAPGRGRIRLSVTRVGARQPLNREGVVFVQAGEPPRPANASFVLHLASRWESLATRAYRTLVDRYDVIELSTRDLRQPNAVEQAALDMEYVRGQLGEARLHYLGNAAATRLGSRYATLFPQRVARMVLINAAPGDTIAVGVEQLLLKESKQSGADGCISRWLGDFLAHGKQPPASARCLDLGAWE